A single window of Polaribacter sp. SA4-10 DNA harbors:
- a CDS encoding pitrilysin family protein, which translates to MKKLFITFLAIVSFIACENSSKEKTPELSINYEKIALENGLNVVFHIDKSDPVVAVELMVHVGSAREIEGRTGFAHLFEHLLFLESENLGKGGLDKMSARIGGSGANGSTSRDRTNYLQTVPKDALEKMIWAEADKLGWFINTVTDPVLAKEKQVVKNEKRQSVDNRPYGHNQYVIGKNLYPKDHPYNWQVIGSLEDLQNATLKDVKTFFKKWYVPNNATLVLSGDIDIEQATKWVHKYFDEIPKGDEIPALEKRPGVVKETKFLYYEDNFARVPQLTMVWPTVESYHPDSYALEVLTQYLTEGKSAPLNQVLVDNLKLTSSTTMFNFTSELAGQTQVIVRAFTEKNLDAVKTGIEKGFVKFEAEGISEKNLNKIKAGQETQFYSSLSSVLGKGTGLASYNTYTGNPGFVKEDIKRTLAVTTEDVLRVYNKYIKNKNYIATSFVPKNSAELALKGSELADVVEEKIIVGAEEKFDPKISASYEKTPSSFDRSIEPPYGVKPSLAVPKIYRGSLENGLKIFGIQNNEVPLVRFNLTIDGGQLLESMDKLGVANLTASLLNKGTKNKTVKELEEAIQELGASIRISSNKENITLSGTTLVKNYNKTLALAQEILLEPRFDAVEFDLLKKATIANLRQQQASPNSVARNAYNELIYGKDNIRSKNNLGTISSVASISLEDIKAFYNSYISPSVAKILVVGDISEKEMMASLSDLNTNWKAKEVTIPEYKTPETPTKPAVYFYDIPNAKQSVLQFGAPALAATDKDFYAASVMNYILGGGGFASRLTQELREGKGYTYGIRSGFSGTKAKGAFTISSGVRSNVTLESAQLVKKILEEYPTTFSDKDLETTKSFLIKSNARAFETAGSKLRMLANISNYGLDENYVKDREELVNNMTKEQIKELANKYVNPNKMIWLVVGDAETQLDRMKELGYGEPILLNKRQEPIKN; encoded by the coding sequence ATGAAAAAACTCTTTATTACTTTTTTAGCAATTGTTTCTTTTATTGCTTGTGAAAATTCTTCCAAAGAAAAAACCCCAGAACTTAGTATTAATTATGAAAAAATAGCCTTAGAAAACGGACTAAATGTTGTTTTTCATATAGATAAATCAGACCCAGTAGTTGCTGTAGAATTAATGGTACATGTTGGTTCTGCAAGAGAAATTGAAGGAAGAACTGGTTTCGCTCACTTATTTGAACATTTATTATTCTTAGAATCAGAAAATTTAGGAAAAGGTGGTTTAGATAAAATGAGTGCTAGAATTGGTGGTTCTGGTGCTAATGGATCTACATCAAGAGACAGAACAAATTACCTACAAACAGTGCCAAAAGATGCTTTAGAAAAAATGATTTGGGCAGAAGCAGATAAATTAGGTTGGTTTATAAATACAGTTACAGACCCTGTTTTAGCAAAAGAAAAACAAGTTGTTAAAAACGAAAAAAGACAATCTGTAGACAACAGACCTTATGGACACAACCAATATGTAATTGGTAAAAATTTATATCCAAAAGACCATCCGTATAACTGGCAAGTTATTGGTTCTTTAGAAGATTTACAAAATGCGACTTTAAAAGATGTTAAAACCTTTTTTAAAAAATGGTATGTTCCTAATAACGCTACGTTGGTATTATCTGGAGACATAGATATTGAGCAAGCTACAAAATGGGTTCATAAATATTTTGATGAAATCCCTAAAGGTGATGAAATTCCTGCGTTAGAAAAAAGACCTGGAGTTGTTAAGGAAACTAAGTTCTTGTATTATGAAGATAATTTTGCAAGAGTTCCTCAATTAACAATGGTGTGGCCTACAGTAGAATCATATCATCCAGATTCATATGCTTTAGAAGTGTTGACACAGTATTTAACAGAGGGCAAATCGGCTCCATTAAATCAAGTGCTAGTAGACAACTTAAAACTAACCTCATCTACAACTATGTTTAATTTCACTTCAGAATTAGCAGGTCAAACACAAGTAATTGTAAGAGCTTTTACAGAGAAAAATTTGGATGCAGTTAAAACAGGAATTGAAAAAGGATTCGTGAAATTTGAAGCTGAAGGGATTTCTGAAAAAAATTTAAATAAAATTAAAGCAGGACAAGAAACTCAGTTTTACAGTAGTTTATCTAGTGTTTTAGGAAAAGGAACTGGATTGGCTTCTTACAACACGTATACAGGTAATCCTGGTTTTGTAAAAGAAGATATTAAAAGAACTTTAGCAGTAACAACAGAAGATGTATTGCGTGTTTATAACAAATACATTAAAAATAAAAATTACATAGCAACCAGTTTTGTTCCTAAAAATAGTGCAGAACTCGCTTTAAAAGGCTCTGAATTAGCAGATGTTGTTGAAGAAAAAATTATTGTTGGTGCAGAAGAAAAGTTCGATCCTAAAATTTCCGCTTCCTATGAAAAAACCCCTTCTTCATTTGACAGAAGTATAGAACCTCCTTATGGAGTAAAACCTTCATTAGCAGTTCCCAAAATATATAGAGGTAGTTTAGAAAATGGTCTTAAAATATTCGGAATACAAAATAACGAAGTTCCTTTAGTTCGTTTTAATTTAACTATTGATGGCGGACAATTATTAGAATCTATGGATAAATTAGGGGTTGCAAATTTAACTGCTTCCTTATTAAATAAAGGCACAAAAAATAAGACTGTAAAAGAATTAGAAGAAGCAATTCAAGAATTAGGGGCTTCTATTAGAATATCTTCTAACAAAGAAAACATCACTTTAAGCGGAACAACTTTAGTTAAAAACTACAATAAAACGTTAGCATTAGCTCAAGAAATACTATTAGAGCCTAGGTTTGATGCTGTAGAATTTGATTTGCTTAAAAAAGCCACCATTGCTAATTTACGTCAACAACAAGCTAGCCCAAATTCAGTTGCAAGAAATGCGTACAATGAATTAATTTACGGAAAAGATAATATTCGTTCTAAAAACAATTTAGGAACCATCTCTTCTGTAGCATCAATTTCATTAGAAGACATAAAAGCTTTTTATAACAGTTATATTTCACCATCAGTTGCTAAAATATTAGTTGTAGGTGATATTTCTGAAAAAGAAATGATGGCTTCTTTATCTGATTTAAATACAAATTGGAAAGCAAAAGAAGTAACAATTCCTGAATATAAAACACCCGAAACACCAACAAAACCGGCTGTTTATTTTTATGACATCCCAAATGCAAAACAATCTGTTTTACAATTTGGTGCACCTGCATTAGCTGCTACAGATAAAGATTTTTATGCTGCTTCTGTAATGAACTACATTCTTGGTGGTGGTGGTTTTGCGTCTAGATTAACACAAGAATTACGAGAAGGAAAAGGATATACATACGGAATTAGATCTGGTTTTTCTGGCACAAAAGCAAAAGGGGCTTTTACTATTTCTAGTGGAGTAAGATCTAATGTTACATTAGAATCTGCTCAATTGGTGAAGAAAATTTTAGAAGAATATCCTACTACATTTTCTGATAAAGATCTAGAAACTACAAAAAGCTTCTTAATAAAAAGTAATGCGAGAGCATTTGAAACTGCTGGATCAAAATTAAGAATGTTAGCAAACATTAGTAATTATGGTTTAGATGAAAATTATGTAAAAGACAGAGAAGAGTTGGTAAATAATATGACGAAAGAGCAAATTAAAGAGTTGGCTAACAAATACGTAAATCCTAATAAAATGATTTGGTTGGTTGTTGGAGATGCAGAAACACAACTAGACAGGATGAAGGAGTTGGGGTACGGAGAACCCATTTTATTAAACAAGAGACAAGAACCAATAAAGAATTAA
- a CDS encoding arsenosugar biosynthesis-associated peroxidase-like protein produces MSKNYYDAADLRKFGKITEWSPELGNKFFDYYGKVFEEGALTAREKSLIALAVAHTEQCPYCIDAYTKDGLQRGITKEQMMEAIHVGAAIKSGATLVHGVQMMNKVNKLEM; encoded by the coding sequence ATGTCTAAAAACTATTATGACGCAGCCGATTTAAGAAAATTCGGTAAAATAACAGAATGGAGTCCTGAGCTTGGAAATAAGTTCTTTGACTATTATGGAAAAGTGTTTGAAGAAGGTGCTTTAACGGCTCGCGAAAAGTCTTTAATCGCTTTAGCAGTTGCACATACAGAGCAATGCCCTTATTGTATAGATGCCTATACAAAAGACGGTTTACAAAGAGGAATTACAAAAGAACAAATGATGGAAGCAATACATGTTGGAGCAGCTATAAAAAGTGGCGCAACCTTAGTTCATGGAGTGCAAATGATGAATAAAGTGAATAAATTAGAAATGTAA
- a CDS encoding queuosine precursor transporter: MTIKDKQLADKIYLILAALFIASLVASNLIFQKFFYWEPFGLYRFEISVGILPYPITFLITDILSEIYGKKKANQVVIAGIFASFFSMLIILVADFAPAIDSSPINDEIFHQVFGLSPLAVFASMIAYLFAQFIDIKIFHFWKKITKGKHLWLRNNFSTFASQFIDTFTVVFLLCSFKILPWSIFTSLLISGFLFKVIIAALDTPVLYGVVYLFKRKFNLKNNEEITD; the protein is encoded by the coding sequence ATGACAATAAAAGACAAACAATTAGCAGACAAAATATATCTTATCCTAGCTGCTTTATTTATAGCTTCCTTGGTTGCATCAAATTTAATTTTTCAAAAGTTTTTTTATTGGGAACCTTTTGGTCTATATCGTTTTGAAATTTCTGTAGGAATTTTACCCTATCCAATTACGTTTCTAATCACAGATATTTTATCAGAAATCTATGGTAAGAAAAAAGCAAATCAAGTAGTAATTGCAGGAATCTTTGCATCCTTCTTTTCAATGTTAATTATTTTAGTAGCAGATTTTGCACCAGCTATAGACAGCTCTCCTATCAATGATGAAATTTTCCATCAAGTTTTTGGTTTATCACCTTTAGCCGTTTTTGCTTCTATGATAGCGTATTTATTTGCACAATTTATAGATATAAAAATCTTTCATTTCTGGAAAAAAATCACAAAAGGAAAACACTTATGGTTGCGTAATAACTTCTCAACGTTTGCCTCTCAATTTATAGATACTTTTACGGTCGTGTTTTTATTGTGCTCATTTAAAATTTTACCTTGGTCTATTTTTACTAGTTTACTTATAAGTGGTTTTCTTTTTAAGGTAATTATCGCTGCACTTGATACACCCGTTTTATATGGAGTTGTCTATTTATTTAAAAGAAAATTCAACCTGAAAAATAACGAAGAAATTACTGACTAA
- the galE gene encoding UDP-glucose 4-epimerase GalE, which translates to MKKILVTGGLGFIGSHTVVELQNKGFEVVIIDDLSNTTIGVLDKITEITGIKPGFHQIDLRVKSDVKNFFDNNKVDGIIHFAAFKAVGESMSKPLDYYENNLGTLVYLLQEMRDRKLDNFIFSSSCTVYGQADELPITEKAPVKKAESVYGNTKQIGEEILRDTSKAHGLNSIALRYFNPIGAHPSIKIGELPLGVPQNLIPYITQTAAGMRDELSVFGDDYDTVDGTAVRDYIHVVDLAKAHIAALQRLINKNNKEAFEYFNVGTGTGSSVLEVINAFEKAAGKTLNYKIVARREGDITAAYADTTIANKELNWKTEKSLEEALEASWKWQLQQK; encoded by the coding sequence ATGAAAAAAATTCTTGTAACTGGTGGATTAGGTTTTATAGGTTCTCATACTGTTGTTGAACTTCAAAACAAAGGCTTTGAAGTTGTAATTATTGATGATTTATCAAATACAACAATTGGTGTTTTAGATAAAATTACAGAAATTACAGGAATTAAACCCGGCTTTCATCAAATTGATTTACGTGTAAAAAGTGATGTGAAAAACTTTTTTGACAATAATAAAGTAGATGGAATTATTCATTTTGCAGCCTTTAAAGCTGTAGGAGAAAGCATGAGCAAGCCTTTAGATTATTATGAAAATAACTTAGGCACACTTGTCTACTTATTACAAGAAATGAGAGATAGAAAGTTAGATAACTTTATTTTCTCTTCTTCTTGTACTGTTTATGGTCAAGCAGATGAATTACCAATTACAGAAAAAGCACCCGTAAAAAAAGCTGAATCTGTTTACGGAAACACAAAACAAATTGGTGAAGAAATCTTAAGAGACACAAGTAAAGCACATGGTTTAAATAGTATTGCTTTGCGTTATTTTAATCCTATAGGTGCGCATCCATCTATAAAAATTGGAGAACTTCCTTTAGGGGTTCCTCAGAATTTAATTCCATATATTACACAAACTGCTGCAGGAATGCGCGATGAATTATCTGTTTTTGGTGACGATTATGATACTGTAGATGGAACTGCCGTAAGAGATTATATTCATGTAGTAGATTTAGCAAAAGCACACATTGCTGCTTTACAGCGATTAATCAACAAAAACAACAAAGAAGCTTTTGAGTATTTTAATGTAGGTACTGGAACAGGAAGTTCAGTTTTAGAAGTAATTAATGCTTTTGAAAAAGCCGCTGGAAAAACATTAAATTATAAAATTGTTGCAAGAAGAGAAGGTGATATAACTGCGGCGTATGCAGACACTACTATTGCTAACAAAGAATTAAACTGGAAGACAGAAAAAAGTTTAGAAGAAGCTTTAGAAGCTTCTTGGAAATGGCAACTGCAACAGAAGTAA
- the fabD gene encoding ACP S-malonyltransferase — protein sequence MKAYIFPGQGAQFSGMGLDLYEKSPLAQEYFEKANDILGFSITDIMFEGTAEQLKETKVTQPAIFLHSVILAKVLGDAFQPEMVAGHSLGELSALVANGVLTFEDGLRLVSKRALAMQKACEAQASTMAAVLGLEDAVVEETCAEIEGVVVAANYNCPGQLVISGEVEAINKACDALKEKGAKRALVLPVGGAFHSPLMEPAREELAAAIEATVFSEPTCPVYQNVTASAVTDPNEIKKNLMIQLTAPVRWTQSIQAMIADGGTEFVEVGPGKVLQGLMRKIDRSVAASGAVLAE from the coding sequence ATGAAAGCATATATTTTTCCGGGTCAAGGAGCGCAATTTTCAGGAATGGGATTGGATTTATACGAAAAATCGCCATTGGCGCAAGAATACTTTGAAAAAGCGAATGATATTTTAGGGTTCTCTATAACAGATATAATGTTTGAAGGAACTGCGGAACAACTAAAAGAAACGAAAGTTACACAACCTGCAATTTTCTTACATTCGGTAATTTTAGCCAAAGTATTAGGGGATGCTTTTCAGCCAGAAATGGTGGCAGGACATTCTTTAGGAGAATTATCTGCTTTGGTTGCAAATGGAGTTTTAACTTTTGAAGACGGATTAAGATTGGTTTCTAAACGTGCGTTGGCAATGCAAAAAGCATGTGAAGCGCAAGCGTCTACAATGGCAGCAGTTTTAGGATTGGAAGATGCTGTAGTTGAAGAAACGTGTGCAGAAATAGAAGGAGTAGTAGTGGCAGCAAATTATAATTGTCCTGGACAATTAGTGATTTCTGGAGAAGTGGAAGCAATTAATAAGGCGTGTGATGCTTTAAAAGAAAAAGGGGCAAAAAGAGCATTGGTTTTACCAGTTGGAGGTGCATTTCATTCACCATTAATGGAGCCTGCAAGAGAGGAGTTAGCTGCTGCAATTGAAGCAACTGTTTTTAGTGAACCAACTTGCCCAGTGTATCAGAATGTTACAGCAAGTGCGGTTACAGATCCTAATGAAATTAAGAAAAATTTAATGATTCAGTTAACTGCTCCAGTAAGATGGACGCAGTCTATACAAGCAATGATTGCTGATGGAGGAACTGAGTTTGTAGAAGTTGGACCTGGTAAAGTTTTACAAGGTTTAATGCGTAAAATTGATAGAAGTGTTGCTGCAAGTGGAGCCGTATTAGCAGAATAA
- a CDS encoding DUF547 domain-containing protein, which translates to MKKILLLFIILLTFSQGYAQTSIFNSLLEKHVSKDGIVDYISFKNDEAKLDSYISYLEKTAPASSWSENKQKAFWINAYNAYTIKIILENYPLKSIMDIKKEGKSAWKIPFAKVGGETYTLDHIEHEILREKLFDPKIHVGVNCASGSCPKLGNKAFTEENIETELTRLMKEFINDASRNKISTSKVQVSSIFDWFKDDFTKNGSVIDFLNTYSDTEISSKAKISYLKYNWTLNGK; encoded by the coding sequence ATGAAAAAAATACTTTTATTATTTATAATACTCCTTACTTTTTCACAAGGTTATGCACAAACATCCATTTTTAATAGTCTATTAGAAAAACACGTTTCCAAAGACGGAATTGTAGATTATATCTCATTCAAAAATGACGAGGCTAAATTAGACAGTTACATTTCTTATTTAGAAAAAACGGCTCCAGCAAGTTCTTGGTCAGAAAACAAACAAAAAGCATTTTGGATAAATGCTTACAACGCATATACTATCAAAATAATTTTAGAAAATTACCCTCTAAAAAGCATTATGGATATTAAAAAAGAAGGAAAATCTGCTTGGAAAATTCCTTTTGCTAAAGTGGGTGGAGAAACGTATACATTAGACCATATAGAACATGAAATTTTGCGTGAGAAATTGTTTGATCCAAAAATTCACGTAGGGGTAAATTGTGCTTCGGGCTCTTGTCCTAAATTAGGCAACAAAGCTTTTACAGAAGAAAACATAGAAACCGAATTAACACGTTTAATGAAAGAATTCATTAATGATGCATCAAGAAATAAAATTTCTACAAGTAAAGTACAAGTTTCTTCGATTTTCGATTGGTTTAAAGACGATTTTACCAAAAATGGTTCCGTAATCGATTTTTTAAATACCTATTCTGACACAGAAATTAGTTCGAAAGCAAAAATTAGTTACCTAAAATATAACTGGACTTTAAACGGAAAATAG
- a CDS encoding DegT/DnrJ/EryC1/StrS aminotransferase family protein has protein sequence MKKIQMVDLQGQYQHIKETVDVSIQEVLNTSAYINGPLVHEFQADLEKYLDVKHVIPCANGTDALQIAMMGLGLEQGDEVITADFTFAATVEVIALLKLTPVLVDVEADTFNMDIDALKRAITPKTKAIVPVHLFGQVANMDAVMEIAAAHNLYVIEDNAQAIGANYTSKDGTKKKAGTIGNVGTTSFFPSKNLGCYGDGGAIFTNDDALAHTIRGIVNHGMYTRYYHDVVGVNSRLDAIQAAVLKVKLPLLDSYCNARRNAARFYNNAFAKNTHIITPTTSACGEICDTCDCHVFHQYTLQITNGKRDELHKHLLENNIPNAIYYPVPLHAQKAYKDERYNEDDFKVTNTLIKTVISLPMHTELDTDQLEFITKTILDFVN, from the coding sequence ATGAAAAAAATTCAAATGGTTGACCTACAAGGTCAATATCAACATATAAAAGAAACTGTTGATGTTTCTATTCAAGAAGTATTAAATACTTCTGCATATATAAACGGACCTTTGGTTCATGAATTTCAAGCCGATTTAGAGAAATATTTAGATGTAAAACACGTAATTCCTTGTGCAAATGGCACAGATGCTTTGCAAATTGCAATGATGGGATTAGGATTAGAACAAGGTGATGAAGTAATTACTGCCGATTTTACTTTTGCAGCAACTGTAGAAGTTATTGCATTGTTAAAATTAACACCGGTTTTAGTAGATGTTGAAGCGGACACTTTTAATATGGATATTGATGCTTTAAAAAGAGCCATTACTCCAAAAACTAAAGCCATTGTTCCTGTTCATTTATTTGGACAAGTGGCAAACATGGATGCTGTTATGGAAATTGCTGCAGCACATAATCTTTATGTAATTGAAGATAATGCTCAGGCAATTGGAGCTAATTACACTTCTAAAGACGGAACAAAAAAGAAAGCTGGAACCATAGGAAACGTGGGTACAACTTCATTTTTTCCTTCAAAAAACTTAGGTTGTTATGGAGATGGTGGTGCTATTTTCACAAATGATGATGCATTAGCACATACTATTAGAGGAATTGTAAATCACGGAATGTATACGCGTTATTATCATGATGTAGTTGGTGTAAATTCTCGTTTAGATGCTATTCAAGCAGCTGTTCTAAAAGTGAAATTACCTTTATTAGATTCTTATTGTAACGCTAGAAGAAATGCAGCACGTTTTTACAACAATGCATTTGCAAAAAACACGCATATTATTACACCTACTACAAGTGCTTGTGGAGAAATTTGTGACACTTGTGATTGCCATGTTTTTCATCAATATACATTACAGATTACAAATGGGAAAAGAGATGAATTACATAAACACTTATTAGAAAATAACATTCCAAATGCCATTTATTACCCTGTTCCTTTACATGCTCAAAAGGCATATAAAGATGAACGTTATAATGAAGATGATTTTAAAGTAACAAATACATTAATTAAAACGGTAATTTCATTACCAATGCATACAGAATTAGATACTGACCAATTAGAATTCATCACAAAAACGATTTTAGATTTCGTTAACTAA
- a CDS encoding penicillin acylase family protein — protein MKFLKKSLKIVTLLLVLAIICLWIYSKTLHPNYNGEVEIENLSEKVTVYFDEIGVPHINAENQKDAYTAFGYLHAQDRLWQMEVIRRISAGRLAEVFGKKLVPTDKFFSGLGIEEAAIKTIDNLDKNSEVYQLTLAYLDGINQFIENGPTPVEFFLVGVEKEKYTIKDVYNVFGYMAFSFAIAHKTDPLLTEVKEKLGEAYFEELMGSEVENLTLIKNEKNPEIRAAFSKAMNNLFEELPISPFIGSNSWVIGAEKTKNGKVIFANDPHIGFSQPSVWYQSHIKTPDYEMYGFNLALTPFPLLGHNRNYAYGLTMFENDDVDFYIEQNNPVNSMEYKTATGFEDYKLIDKRIKVKEEKDIVYKVKVSKHGPIMNGLIDHLKEERPIAMQWIYTKLNNQLLEVGYDISHATNLSEFKIGASKLHAPGLNMMYGDAKDNIAWFASGKLYNYRDSLYTKTYLNGASGKDEIVSYLDFEENPQAINPTWNYVYSANNQPDSIAGKLYPGYYLNEDRAERIVQLLEPKNDWTQEDVAEMMYDVTSPNAPIIVADFVKSIHKKDLTVSEKKAISILKNWKGNFDKEEVGPVIYNRMVYEFQKNTFADEMGKGYAQFVNTPFVEKMLPVQAKRKNSVWWDNISTKDKIETKEEIVTKSFKNAFSFLGDQLGENVEGWAWKRVVSVEYKHALGEVALLRKVFNVGPFETKGGDQVINNQIYDIDSTGVYKVKAGPSTRRIVDFSDVENSLGILPTGQSGNVFSKYYKDQAKKYLQGKFVKMRLNQSDIMKSENVLILKPKN, from the coding sequence ATGAAATTTCTTAAGAAAAGCTTAAAAATTGTAACGCTGCTTCTTGTACTTGCAATAATTTGCTTATGGATTTATAGTAAAACCTTGCACCCAAATTATAACGGAGAGGTTGAAATTGAAAATTTATCAGAAAAAGTAACTGTTTATTTTGATGAAATTGGTGTTCCGCATATAAATGCAGAAAATCAAAAAGATGCGTACACTGCTTTTGGGTATTTACATGCACAAGATAGATTGTGGCAAATGGAAGTGATAAGAAGAATTTCTGCAGGAAGATTGGCTGAGGTTTTTGGGAAGAAATTAGTGCCAACAGATAAATTTTTCTCTGGTTTAGGAATTGAAGAAGCAGCGATAAAAACCATAGATAATTTAGATAAAAATTCTGAAGTGTATCAATTAACGTTGGCGTATTTAGACGGAATTAATCAATTTATAGAAAACGGGCCAACACCAGTAGAATTCTTTTTAGTTGGCGTTGAAAAAGAAAAATATACCATAAAAGATGTTTATAATGTATTTGGTTATATGGCTTTTAGTTTTGCTATAGCACATAAAACAGACCCGCTTTTAACAGAGGTAAAAGAAAAATTAGGTGAAGCTTATTTTGAAGAACTCATGGGTTCAGAGGTTGAAAACTTAACGCTTATAAAAAATGAAAAGAACCCAGAAATAAGAGCAGCGTTTTCTAAAGCGATGAATAATTTATTTGAAGAATTACCAATTTCTCCATTTATAGGAAGTAATTCTTGGGTAATTGGCGCAGAGAAAACTAAAAACGGAAAAGTAATTTTTGCAAATGACCCTCATATTGGTTTTTCTCAACCTTCAGTTTGGTATCAATCTCACATAAAAACTCCAGATTATGAAATGTATGGTTTTAACTTGGCGTTAACTCCGTTTCCGCTTTTAGGACATAATAGAAATTATGCATACGGATTAACAATGTTTGAAAACGATGATGTAGATTTTTATATCGAACAAAATAATCCTGTAAACTCAATGGAATACAAAACTGCAACAGGTTTTGAAGACTATAAATTAATTGATAAAAGAATTAAAGTAAAAGAAGAAAAAGATATTGTTTACAAAGTGAAAGTGAGTAAACATGGGCCAATTATGAATGGTTTAATAGACCATTTAAAAGAGGAGAGACCTATTGCCATGCAATGGATTTATACCAAGTTAAATAATCAATTATTAGAAGTTGGTTATGATATTTCCCACGCAACTAATTTGTCTGAATTTAAAATAGGGGCAAGTAAATTACATGCGCCAGGTTTAAATATGATGTATGGAGACGCCAAAGATAATATTGCTTGGTTTGCATCTGGAAAATTGTATAACTACAGAGATTCGTTATACACAAAAACGTATTTAAATGGCGCTTCTGGGAAAGATGAAATTGTATCCTATTTAGATTTTGAAGAGAATCCGCAAGCTATAAATCCAACTTGGAATTATGTATATTCTGCAAATAATCAACCAGATTCTATTGCAGGAAAGTTATATCCTGGGTATTATTTAAATGAAGACAGGGCAGAAAGAATTGTACAACTTTTAGAACCAAAAAATGATTGGACACAAGAAGATGTTGCAGAAATGATGTATGATGTAACATCACCAAATGCGCCAATTATTGTTGCTGATTTTGTGAAGTCAATTCATAAAAAGGATTTAACTGTTAGTGAGAAAAAAGCAATTTCAATCTTAAAAAATTGGAAAGGTAATTTTGATAAAGAAGAAGTTGGCCCCGTAATTTATAACAGAATGGTGTATGAATTTCAGAAAAACACATTTGCAGATGAAATGGGTAAAGGGTATGCTCAATTTGTGAATACGCCCTTTGTAGAAAAAATGTTGCCAGTACAAGCGAAAAGAAAAAATTCTGTTTGGTGGGATAATATTTCTACCAAAGATAAAATAGAAACTAAAGAAGAAATTGTTACAAAATCTTTTAAAAATGCGTTTTCCTTTTTAGGAGATCAATTGGGTGAAAATGTTGAAGGTTGGGCTTGGAAAAGAGTAGTTTCTGTGGAGTATAAACATGCTTTAGGTGAAGTTGCTTTATTAAGAAAGGTTTTTAATGTTGGTCCTTTTGAAACAAAAGGAGGAGATCAAGTAATAAATAATCAGATTTATGATATTGATTCAACAGGAGTTTACAAAGTAAAAGCGGGGCCTTCAACAAGAAGAATTGTAGATTTTTCTGATGTAGAAAATAGTTTAGGTATTTTGCCAACTGGCCAATCTGGAAACGTTTTTAGTAAATATTATAAAGACCAAGCGAAAAAATATTTACAAGGTAAATTTGTAAAAATGAGACTGAATCAGTCTGATATTATGAAAAGCGAAAATGTGTTAATTTTGAAGCCTAAGAATTAG